The Primulina tabacum isolate GXHZ01 chromosome 7, ASM2559414v2, whole genome shotgun sequence genome includes a window with the following:
- the LOC142552344 gene encoding calcineurin-binding protein 1 isoform X3 translates to MMFSIAAINDTDSRNLWQPLAPTKEAQEFRLSQLYHDGLLRLQAKDYEKARELLESVLQDPLTSNAQVENSASGGHLSQLRFLALKNLGMVFVQQGPTYYESALRCYLQAVDIDGKDSVLWNQLGTLSCSMGSLSISRWAFEQGLVCSPNNWNCMEKLLEVLISIGDEVACLSVSKLILEHWPSHSRALHVKKTIEESEPIPFTPRGIDKLQPKHARLKFPEKRKASDGELDNTTASKKLKQKIEVQLSEASWIALACELLEILQKSGDVRVSIQLSSSSAKVTSSIEMKEFACKPGGTGIPVVDHSSTNDKEGAVLEEQPQERRSSRLERLRTRKPGKEELEFSTNKDLAKVVKQYLVPYLVSRVSTINCEQNSKVSLDCSEEASNLLDSESADVIAFVQSTYNNCGAYHVSHLLLEKIANRGILYQDTIVKILDLEKSTRLWGQERTPECSLFLSELYYDIGLLSSETSKKSSLMSEASYHLCKIIEYVAMEFPFHITGMDEKEHCNMTDVSEKNHNTVMDNNFLSNYSHCFWIRFFWLSAHLSQLEGDEVKAQRELSVVSSLFMDKDKMNCPPVSICLPHCKATKKLSIDRVLHEINLIEVNYLLKKSVSDMLEKNMHAECVDLLAPLLLSVNDVHFDVLCASGHEGSGFISIELSALDVLIKSCELVEQMYVDVFLGCHRRKLQILLARAGLEGSSTDNHAFSFSESQSNESLWLQWNHSVAEEVKAISQSASKIKSTINPIDFINKVPMEIIGDIQCLLLTLMCNIANLYFSKKSSGIGVPDSIELTERCYFVDAAIAFCKLQHLNFNAPIKSQTELVVAIHDILAEFGICCARGTDEAEEGTFLKLAIKHLLTLDMKLKSNIHSPKKGQETKFDLHTSSKDQFTESEKLSHDSPIPGSPNVSQQSHVLDNDLDKKARDAANTSENVSVERLSSESIPSSLDKENLGKSNTNVGYGSDSTHSEREIENNHIIECSDELAEDEREELELGIDNALDQCFYCLYGLNLRSDSSCEDDLVTHKNTSQGDYQTKEQCADVFQYILPYAKASSRTGLVKIRRVLRTIRKHFSQPPDDVLAANAIDKFLDDPELCEDKLLEEAESNGFLDSTMKVMFSENSFGKLQNTSSVESSDPYVEVYCNLYYLLAQSEEMSATDKWAGFVLTNEGEEFVEQNANLFKYDLLYNPMRFESWQKLANLYDEEVDLLLNDGSKQINVLGWRRNSNLPQRVEASRRRSRRCLLMTLALAKTASQQGEIHELLALVYYDGLQNVVPFYDQRSIIPLKGAEWKIFCENALSQFKKALKHKEDWSHPFYVGKLCEKLGYSHDIVFSYYTKAIALNPSAVDPFYRMHASRLKLLCKCGKQDEEALKVVAAHSFVQSTKESVMNIFSGLGCENSKSSMYVEDGISCTNSKLVGLHQFEKIWNLLYSDCLSALETCVEGDLKHFHKARYMISQGLYQRGGPGDLEKAKEELSFCFKSSRSSFTINMWEIDSMVKKGRRKTQGPCGNRRILEVHLAESSRKFITCIRKYTLFYLKLLEETGDISTLDRAYIFLRADKRWLMQFSLCLEDLVPVALLRYIKSLTMCISQVGPGFDATIESIEHLLERLFNLFLERVNLWHDIFCLPELKGSELTESSLYGYLYDFIQLLERNVKVETLEGINEKIRKRLKNPKLSNSICAKVYRHVSAAWCRSLVISMAVITPLLSRLSTEICDVNLLGGGLESDPLLCVDLQSEELWSTAFEDSNHLKNLETKWNPSLLKIKNVIIKRVSDEDLETAAALLRSSYNFYKDTSCALLPSGINLYMVPAQLATETYIQPGIDGVDILDMNTSRKLLLWAYSLLHGHCPNISHVIKYCEENTKSRIKKGTGGSSTPPSAHVCNATQSGGMKDGVGKSGEPEVHPLPPFSHIALLPETQNIHKPECSTLVDSEFTQKVDSQPEAGSSCNEQPPTSSSLCG, encoded by the exons ATGATG TTTTCAATCGCAGCTATCAATGATACAGACTCCAGAAACCTGTGGCAACCATTAGCTCCGACAAAAGAAGCGCAG GAGTTTCGTTTATCACAATTATATCACGATGGACTGTTGAGATTACAAGCTAAAGATTATGAAAAGGCCCGGGAACTTTTGGAGTCGGTCCTACAAGATCCATTGACATCAAATGCTCAG gtggaaaatagtGCTAGTGGTGGTCATCTGTCACAGCTCAG ATTTTTGGCACTCAAAAACCTTGGCATGGTCTTTGTTCAACAGGGCCCTACCTATTATGAGAGTGCTTTGCGGTGCTATCTGCAAGCTGTCGATATTGATGGCAAAGATTCTGTTCTTTGGAACCAGTTAGGTACTCTGTCATGCTCGATGGGGTCTTTAAGCATCTCTCGGTGGGCTTTTGAACAAGGACTTGTTTGCAGCCCTAATAACT GGAATTGCATGGAGAAACTCTTGGAAGTTCTTATTTCCATTGGTGATGAAGTGGCCTGTCTTTCTGTTTCAAAACTAATATTAGAACATTGGCCATCTCATTCTCGCGCTTTGCATGTTAAAAAAACCATCGAGGAGTCTGAACCAATACCATTTACCCCTAGAGGTATCGATAAATTACAACCGAAACATGCACGACTGAAATTTCCAGAGAAGAGAAAAGCATCAGATGGGGAATTGGACAATACCACGGCGTCTAAAAAGCTGAAGCAAAAaattgaagttcaactctcagAAGCCTCCTGGATAGCACTTGCTTGTGAGCTACTGGAGATCCTACAGAAATCTGGGGATGTTAGAGTGAGCATACAGTTGTCTTCCTCATCGGCAAAAGTGACAAGTTCTATTGAGATGAAAGAATTCGCGTGCAAGCCAGGTGGTACAGGCATCCCTGTTGTTGATCATAGCTCTACTAATGATAAGGAAGGAGCTGTACTCGAAGAACAACCTCAAGAGAGAAGAAGCAGTCGTCTTGAAAGACTTAGAACTCGTAAACCAGGGAAAGAAGAATTAGAATTTTCCACAAATAAGGATCTTGCTAAAGTTGTGAAGCAATATCTAGTACCTTATTTGGTCAGCAGAGTTAGTACTATAAACTGCGAGCAGAATTCTAAGGTTTCTTTGGATTGTTCTGAAGAAGCTTCCAATTTGTTAGATTCGGAATCTGCTGATGTCATTGCATTTGTTCAGAGTACGTACAATAACTGTGGTGCTTACCACGTGAGTCACTTGCTTTTAGAGAAAATTGCAAATAGAGGCATTTTGTATCAGGATACTATTGTAAAAATATTGGACTTGGAGAAGTCGACAAGACTCTGGGGACAGGAAAGAACTCCTGAGTGTAGTCTTTTTCTTTCTGAGCTTTATTATGACATTGGGTTACTGTCTTCTGAAACATCAAAAAAGAGCAGTTTGATGTCAGAGGCATCCTACCATCTTTGCAAAATTATAGAATATGTAGCCATGGAATTTCCTTTCCATATTACTGGAATGGATGAGAAAGAACATTGCAACATGACAGATGTTTCTGAAAAAAACCATAATACTGTGATGGACAACAATTTTTTGTCAAATTATAGCCATTGCTTCTGGATACGTTTTTTCTGGTTAAGTGCACACTTGTCTCAGTTGGAAGGTGACGAGGTAAAAGCTCAAAGGGAATTATCTGTTGTATCGTCCCTTTTCATGGACAAGGATAAAATGAACTGCCCTCCTGTTTCTATTTGCTTGCCGCACTGCAAAGCCACTAAAAAGCTGTCTATTGATAGGGTTCTTCATGAAATCAATTTGATTGAGGTTAATTACTTGCTAAAGAAGTCTGTAAGTGATATGCTTGAGAAAAACATGCATGCAGAATGTGTTGATCTTCTTGCCCCTCTTCTATTATCAGTAAATGATGTTCATTTTGATGTGTTATGCGCCTCGGGTCATGAAGGTAGTGGGTTTATTTCAATCGAGCTATCTGCATTAGATGTTTTAATCAAATCGTGTGAATTAGTAGAACAGATGTACGTTGATGTTTTTTTGGGTTGTCATAGAAGGAAACTCCAAATACTTTTAGCTAGAGCTGGTCTGGAAGGCAGTTCTACTGATAACCATgcattttctttttctgaaagtcaatcaAATGAAAGCTTATGGCTGCAGTGGAACCATTCAGTTGCTGAAGAGGTGAAGGCTATATCTCAATCTGCATCAAAAATCAAGAGCACCATCAATCCCATTGACTTTATT AATAAAGTTCCCATGGAAATTATTGGTGATATCCAGTGTTTATTGCTAACTCTCATGTGCAATATTGCTAATTTATACTTCTCTAAGAAGTCCTCTGGGATTGGCGTCCCAGATTCAATTGAGCTCACTGAACGATGCTACTTTGTGGATGCTGCTATTGCCTTTTGTAAACTTCAGCACTTGAACTTTAATGCTCCAATCAAGTCTCAA ACTGAATTGGTCGTGGCGATTCATGATATACTTGCGGAGTTTGGTATCTGCTGTGCTCGAGGGACTGATGAAGCAGAAGAAGGAACGTTCTTGAAACTTGCAATTAAGCATCTATTAACCTTAGATATGAAGCTTAAATCTAATATTCACTCTCCTAAGAAAGGGCAAGAAACAAAGTTCGATCTGCACACTTCCAGCAAAGATCAGTTTACAGAGTCAGAGAAGCTATCCCATGATAGTCCTATCCCAGGATCTCCAAATGTATCACAACAATCCCATGTTCTTGATAATGATCTGGATAAAAAGGCCAGGGATGCAGCTAACACTTCAGAAAACGTATCTGTTGAGAGGTTAAGTTCAGAAAGCATTCCATCTTCCTTAGATAAAGAGAATCTAGGGAAAAGCAACACGAATGTTGGTTATGGGTCTGATAGCACACACAGCGAGCGAGAAATAGAGAACAACCATATTATTGAGTGCAGTGATGAACTAGCTGAGGATGAAAGAGAGGAACTTGAGCTTGGCATTGATAATGCTTTGGATCAATGCTTTTACTGTTTGTATGGTTTGAATCTGAGATCAGATTCATCTTGTGAAGATGATTTGGTAACCCATAAAAACACAAGCCAGGGAGATTATCAGACCAAGGAACAATGTGCTGATGTTTTCCAATATATACTTCCATATGCAAAAGCTTCATCT AGGACTGGGCTGGTTAAAATTCGAAGGGTTCTCAGAACCATTCGCAAACATTTTTCCCAACCACCCGATGATGTTTTAGCTGCAAATGCAATTGATAAGTTCTTAGACGATCCTGAATTATGTGAAGATAAGCTCTTAGAGGAGGCTGAATCAAACGGCTTTCTAGATTCCACTATGAAAGTTATGTTTTCAGAGAATTCATTTGGTAAACTACAGAACACATCATCAGTAGAAAG TTCTGACCCTTACGTGGAAGTTTATTGCAACTTGTATTATCTTCTCGCACAGTCCGAGGAAATGAGTGCGACTGATAAATGGGCTGGTTTTGTTCTAACTAATGAAGGAGAAGAATTTGTAGAGCAGAATGCAAATCTATTCAAATATGACTTGCTGTATAATCCCATGCGTTTTGAAAGTTGGCAAAAGCTTGCCAATTTATATGATGAG GAGGTGGACTTGCTGCTTAATGATGGCAGTAAGCAAATAAATGTTCTGGGTTGGAGGAGAAATTCTAATTTACCTCAGAGAGTTGAGGCAAGTCGAAGAAGGAGCAGAAGGTGTTTATTGATGACTTTGGCTTTGGCAAAGACAGCAAGTCAACAG GGGGAGATACACGAGTTATTGGCATTAGTATACtatgatggacttcagaatgttGTACCATTCTATGATCAAAGATCGATTATACCGCTAAAAGGTGCGGAATGGAAGATATTTTGCGAGAATGCTCTGAGTCAGTTCAAGAAAGCCTTGAAACACAA ggAAGATTGGTCTCATCCATTTTATGTGGGGAAACTCTGTGAGAAACTTGGGTACTCTCATGATATAGTGTTCTCTTATTACACCAAGGCTATTGCCTTAAATCCATCAGCTGTAGATCCATTCTACAGGATGCACGCATCACGGCTGAAGTTGCTCTGCAAATGTGGGAAGCAAGATGAAGAGGCCTTAAAG GTAGTTGCGGCGCATTCCTTTGTTCAGTCAACCAAGGAATCTGTGATGAATATTTTCAGTGGGCTCGGTTGTGAAAATTCCAAGTCATCAATGTATGTGGAGGATGGAATTTCTTGCACCAATTCCAAGCTTGTTGGACTCCATCAATTTGAGAAGATATGGAATCTGCTTTATAGCGATTGCCTTTCTGCCCTAGAAACTTGCGTGGAAGGAGACCTCAAACATTTCCATAAAGCCAGATATATGATTTCTCAAGGGTTGTACCAGAGAGGTGGACCTGGGGATCTAGAGAAAGCAAAGGAGGAGCTTTCTTTCTGCTTCAAGTCATCTCGCTCTTCATTTACAATAAACATGTGGGAGATTGACAGTATGGTAAAGAAAGGAAG GCGCAAGACTCAAGGTCCTTGTGGGAACAGGAGAATTCTTGAAGTTCACTTAGCAGAGAGTTCTCGAAAATTCATAACTTGCATAAGGAAGTACACACTGTTTTATTTGAAGTTGCTGGAGGAGACTGGAGATATCTCTACCCTTGATCGAGCTTATATCTTTCTTCGGGCTGATAAAAGG TGGTTAATGCAGTTCTCCTTGTGCCTAGAAGATCTGGTTCCTGTGGCTCTTTTGAGGTACATCAAGTCCTTGACCATGTGTATATCTCAAGTTGGTCCTGGCTTTGATGCCACTATCGAATCCATCGAGCATTTGTTGGAGAGATTATTCAATTTGTTCTTGGAGCGGGTCAATTTATGGCATGATATTTTCTGCTTGCCTGAGCTAAAGGGCTCGGAGTTGACAGAAAGCAGCCTGTACGG ATATCTCTATGACTTCATACAGCTATTGGAGAGAAACGTAAAGGTAGAAACACTTGAAGGCATAAATGAGAAGATCCGAAAGCGACTGAAGAATCCTAAGTTGTCCAACAGTATTTGTGCTAAAGTATATAGGCATGTTTCTGCTGCCTGGTGTAGATCCCTTGTCATTAGCATGGCTGTTATTACACCCTTGCTTTCAAGGCTCTCAACTGAGATTTGTGATGTGAATTTATTGGGTGGTGGACTGGAAAGCGACCCACTACTTTGTGTTGATCTGCAATCAGAAGAATTGTGGAGTACAGCTTTTGAGGATTCAAATCATCTCAAGAATCTTGAAACCAAATGGAACCCTTCATTGTTGAAGATCAAGAATGTTATAATCAAGAGAGTTTCAGATGAAGATTTGGAAACGGCAGCCGCACTTCTCAGATCTTCGTACAACTTTTATAAGGATACCTCTTGCGCATTGCTTCCATCTGGTATAAACCTTTATATGGTACCTGCTCAGCTGGCGACAGAAACATATATCCAACCAGGCATTGATGGGGTTGACATACTTGACATGAATACTTCAAGGAAACTTCTGTTATGGGCTTACTCACTTTTGCATGGCCATTGCCCAAACATCTCACATGTTATCAAGTACTGTGAAGAGAACACAAAG TCGAGGATCAAGAAAGGAACAGGGGGTTCATCCACTCCTCCGAGTGCCCACGTGTGTAATGCCACTCAATCAG GTGGCATGAAAGATGGGGTTGGTAAAAGCGGTGAACCAGAAGTCCATCCCCTACCCCCTTTTAGTCATATTGCTCTATTACCTGAAACTCAGAACATCCATAAACCGGAATGCTCCACTTTGGTAGATTCCGAATTCACACAAAAGG TTGATTCTCAGCCGGAAGCTGGCAGTTCTTGCAACGAACAACCCCCTACATCTTCATCACTTTGTGGGTAA